The following are encoded together in the Flavihumibacter fluvii genome:
- a CDS encoding DUF4293 domain-containing protein has translation MIQRIQSVWLALAAICGFAMAKVPLFTATLTDLSKRSFLATESLLAFALIIGIAATSVVTIFLFKKRPTQYKLAITGALLSAVVIALQVYSIEGFKKANPIQQGTYQWGGLLPIAMMILLFMAAGAIRKDEKLIKSLDRLR, from the coding sequence ATGATCCAACGTATTCAATCTGTATGGCTGGCACTGGCCGCCATTTGCGGTTTCGCCATGGCCAAAGTACCCCTTTTCACGGCAACGCTTACGGACCTGTCTAAACGCAGTTTCCTGGCAACGGAAAGCCTGCTGGCTTTCGCCCTGATCATCGGCATCGCTGCCACTTCTGTAGTCACCATTTTCCTTTTCAAAAAAAGGCCAACCCAATATAAACTGGCCATCACCGGTGCCTTACTTTCCGCTGTTGTCATCGCCTTACAGGTGTATTCCATTGAAGGCTTCAAAAAAGCCAATCCCATCCAGCAAGGCACTTACCAATGGGGCGGATTATTACCAATTGCGATGATGATCCTGCTGTTTATGGCTGCCGGCGCCATCCGAAAAGATGAAAAACTGATCAAGAGCCTGGACCGGCTGCGGTAA
- the uvrA gene encoding excinuclease ABC subunit UvrA, whose product MNKTILPLSTTVHDIFIKGARVHNLKNIDVSFPRNKLIVVTGVSGSGKSSLTIDTLFAEGQRRYAESLSAYARQFLMRMNKPDVDYIKGLCPAIAIEQKVITRTPRSTVGSMTEIYDYLRLLFARTGKTISPVSGKEVRKDEVSDVVNAIKALKSGDKVLVMVPFRQHQNRSVEEELSILLQKGFSRLFDGEVLRIEDLLEATANGKAWKPDARKNVYLLIDRLVVKDFEEDDLHRMADSVGTAFYEGEGEVSLQVNDKKPIGFSNRFELDGLVFEEPVPNLFSFNNPFGACPTCEGFSQVLGIDADLVIPDKRLSVYEGGVAPWKGEKLGWWKEQFIKAARQTGFPIHKPIADLTKEQYKQLWKGSSPALGIDDFFKEVEQNLYKVQYRVLLSRYRGRTLCPDCEGYRLRKEALYVKVDGKHIGELCELPVRDLQAWFKALQLSEYDRQVAKRILLEIDTRIGTLMDVGLGYLTLSRLANSLSGGESQRIQLTRSLGSNLTNSLYILDEPSIGLHSRDTKRLISVLKSLRDLGNTVVVVEHDEMMMREADHIIDMGPLASHLGGEVVASGDYDAIIKDKDSLTGKYLTGKLSIDPPAKVRSWRRSVIVKGARQHNLQNIDVEFPLGVLTVVSGVSGSGKTTLVKQILYPALQKLKGEAADKVGMHKSIEGDIDFITQIELVDQNPIGKSSRSNPVTYIKAYDEIRDLYANQPLSKMRGFMPKHFSFNVDGGRCDACKGEGEQIVEMQFLADVHLTCEVCGGKRFKEEVLEVTFKEKNIYDVLDMSVDEALDFFSGEKDVVNKIKALSDVGLGYVKLGQSSDTLSGGEAQRVKLASFLGKGRSQGHILFIFDEPTTGLHFHDIKKLLASFNALVEQGHSILVIEHNTDVIKSADWVIDLGPEAGDGGGELVYAGLPDGLKKIKASQTGKFL is encoded by the coding sequence ATGAACAAGACTATTCTTCCTCTTTCCACTACTGTACATGATATCTTCATTAAGGGTGCGCGGGTGCATAATCTCAAGAATATTGACGTTAGTTTTCCCCGCAATAAACTCATTGTAGTCACCGGCGTTTCCGGATCCGGAAAATCATCTTTAACCATCGATACCTTGTTTGCCGAAGGACAGCGGCGCTACGCAGAAAGTTTAAGCGCTTATGCGCGCCAGTTTCTCATGCGCATGAACAAACCCGATGTTGATTATATAAAAGGACTTTGCCCGGCGATCGCCATTGAACAAAAGGTGATCACGCGAACACCACGTTCTACCGTAGGTAGTATGACGGAAATTTACGATTACCTCCGCTTATTGTTTGCCAGGACCGGTAAAACCATTTCCCCGGTCTCGGGAAAAGAGGTTCGTAAGGATGAAGTGAGTGATGTAGTGAATGCCATCAAAGCGTTAAAATCCGGCGACAAGGTGTTGGTTATGGTGCCTTTTCGCCAGCACCAGAATCGTTCGGTGGAAGAAGAACTAAGTATCTTATTACAGAAAGGCTTTAGCCGGTTATTCGATGGAGAAGTGTTACGGATCGAAGACCTTTTGGAAGCAACTGCAAACGGTAAGGCCTGGAAACCTGATGCCAGGAAAAATGTGTACCTCCTGATCGATCGCCTGGTGGTGAAAGATTTTGAGGAGGATGACCTGCATCGGATGGCCGATTCCGTAGGGACTGCTTTTTATGAAGGTGAAGGCGAAGTATCCCTGCAGGTGAACGATAAGAAACCCATCGGTTTTTCGAACCGCTTTGAACTGGATGGCCTTGTTTTCGAAGAACCGGTGCCCAATTTATTTTCTTTCAATAACCCTTTTGGCGCCTGTCCCACCTGTGAAGGATTCTCGCAGGTACTTGGCATAGATGCCGACCTGGTGATTCCCGATAAGCGCCTGAGCGTATATGAAGGCGGGGTGGCCCCATGGAAAGGTGAAAAGCTGGGCTGGTGGAAGGAACAATTTATCAAGGCAGCCCGGCAAACGGGTTTCCCCATTCATAAGCCTATTGCCGACCTCACAAAGGAACAATACAAGCAACTCTGGAAAGGAAGCAGTCCGGCTTTGGGCATTGATGATTTTTTCAAGGAGGTGGAGCAGAACCTATATAAAGTGCAATACCGGGTATTATTGTCACGTTACCGTGGCCGTACCCTCTGTCCGGATTGTGAAGGCTACCGGTTGCGCAAAGAAGCGTTATATGTAAAAGTGGATGGCAAACATATCGGTGAGTTGTGCGAATTGCCGGTCCGGGACTTGCAAGCCTGGTTCAAGGCACTGCAGCTAAGCGAATATGACCGGCAGGTAGCGAAACGGATCTTGCTGGAGATTGATACCCGTATTGGCACACTCATGGATGTGGGCCTGGGTTACCTGACCCTTTCGAGACTGGCCAATTCGCTGAGTGGTGGCGAAAGCCAGCGGATCCAGCTGACCCGGAGCCTGGGCAGTAACCTCACCAACTCCTTATATATTTTAGATGAGCCTTCCATTGGCCTCCATTCCCGGGATACCAAAAGGCTGATCAGTGTACTCAAGTCCCTGCGCGACCTCGGCAATACCGTAGTAGTGGTAGAACATGATGAAATGATGATGCGGGAGGCCGATCATATCATTGATATGGGACCACTGGCCAGTCACCTTGGTGGCGAGGTTGTGGCCTCAGGTGATTATGACGCTATCATTAAAGACAAGGATAGCCTGACCGGGAAGTACCTGACGGGCAAACTCAGTATTGATCCGCCGGCAAAGGTTCGGAGCTGGCGAAGGTCGGTCATTGTGAAAGGCGCCCGCCAGCATAACCTTCAAAATATTGATGTGGAATTCCCACTGGGCGTGCTGACCGTAGTAAGCGGGGTGAGCGGCAGCGGAAAGACGACCCTGGTTAAACAGATCCTGTATCCTGCACTGCAGAAGCTGAAAGGTGAAGCGGCCGATAAAGTTGGCATGCACAAAAGCATTGAAGGCGATATTGATTTTATTACCCAGATAGAACTGGTCGACCAGAACCCGATCGGGAAATCTTCGCGCAGTAACCCGGTCACCTATATCAAGGCCTATGATGAGATCCGCGACCTCTATGCCAACCAGCCATTGAGTAAGATGCGCGGATTCATGCCCAAACATTTTTCTTTTAATGTTGATGGCGGCCGTTGTGATGCCTGCAAGGGTGAAGGTGAACAGATCGTGGAAATGCAATTCCTGGCAGATGTACACCTGACCTGTGAGGTTTGTGGCGGTAAACGGTTTAAGGAAGAAGTGCTTGAGGTAACCTTTAAGGAAAAAAATATTTATGATGTACTGGATATGAGTGTTGATGAAGCGCTGGACTTTTTTTCCGGTGAGAAAGATGTGGTGAATAAAATCAAGGCGCTCAGTGATGTGGGACTGGGTTATGTGAAACTCGGACAATCATCCGATACTTTATCGGGTGGTGAAGCGCAAAGGGTCAAACTGGCTTCCTTCTTAGGTAAGGGCCGGTCGCAGGGGCACATACTGTTCATATTTGATGAACCGACGACCGGACTCCATTTCCATGATATTAAAAAATTACTGGCATCTTTCAATGCACTCGTTGAACAGGGGCATTCGATACTGGTGATCGAACACAACACCGATGTTATCAAAAGTGCCGACTGGGTGATCGACCTGGGTCCCGAGGCAGGTGATGGTGGCGGCGAATTGGTTTATGCAGGGTTACCCGACGGGTTGAAAAAAATCAAAGCGAGCCAGACGGGTAAATTTTTATAA
- a CDS encoding RNA polymerase sigma factor — protein MKSLCIKTDNELIHMFMDGDMASLETLILRHKDKLYTSIFFLVKDKYLAEDIFQDVLIKIIDTLRGGRYTEEGKFLPWAMRIAHNLCVDHFRKVKRTPAIKTSDDRDIFEVLNFTEDGADVKMMKRQSHDRVRKMLDLLPEDQREVIILRHYAELSFKEIAALTNCSINTALGRMRYGLINLRKMMTEKNIAL, from the coding sequence ATGAAATCACTTTGCATTAAAACCGACAATGAACTCATCCACATGTTTATGGATGGAGACATGGCTTCACTTGAGACGCTCATCCTGCGCCACAAAGACAAATTGTACACCTCAATCTTCTTCCTGGTAAAAGACAAATACCTTGCCGAAGATATCTTCCAGGATGTGCTGATTAAAATCATTGACACATTAAGGGGCGGCCGCTACACAGAAGAGGGAAAATTCCTTCCATGGGCAATGCGTATTGCGCACAATCTATGTGTAGACCATTTCCGCAAAGTAAAGCGTACCCCAGCCATCAAGACCAGCGATGACCGCGACATCTTTGAAGTATTGAACTTCACAGAAGACGGCGCTGATGTTAAGATGATGAAGCGCCAGAGCCATGACAGGGTTCGTAAAATGCTCGACCTGTTGCCGGAAGACCAGCGTGAAGTTATTATCCTTCGTCACTATGCAGAACTGAGTTTTAAAGAGATCGCAGCTTTAACCAATTGCAGTATTAATACTGCCCTGGGCCGGATGCGGTACGGATTGATCAACCTGCGTAAGATGATGACTGAGAAAAACATCGCTTTGTAG
- a CDS encoding M16 family metallopeptidase, translated as MKRLSVSCLLFAAVMTSFAQSTSIPKIDIPYKKFVLDNGLRLIVHEDHKAPIVAVNIWYHVGSKNEKPGKSGFAHLFEHLMFNGSEHFNKDYFKALESIGATDLNGTTSEDRTNYFQNIPVEALDQVLWLESDRMGFMTGAIDSARLNEQRGVVQNEKRQGENEPYAIGWEITAKNTYPAGHPYSWTIIGSMEDLNAASLTDVKDWFKSYYGPNNAVLVIAGDIDANTALEKVKKYFGAIPPSPPITKQGEWLAKMKGSHRQYAQDRVPQPRLQKVWNVPAWGSKEIAHLGLLNAILTDGKSSRLYKRIVYDEQLATNINSFIEEREIGSQFYIMADAKPQVPLSKIESIIQDELNRIIKTGVTPAELDRAKTQHFSGMVKGLERVGGFGGKSDILAENEVYGNSPDYYKKTNDWIRTANPEDIKKVATEWLSDGDYSLEIQPYPTLQVSATDVDRSTLPPLGKSAAIKFPEVEKFTLSNGLQVMLARRTSVPVVNMRLMLDAGYAADQPGKTGLASMTMKMLSEGTKTKNALQISDLKEELGTGINSWSTLDNSLLSMNALTSNFDKSLALFADVLINPVFPDKELDRVKKNQLLDIKQEEAQPIGMGLRILPKILYGDGHAYSAPLTGSGFEADIKSVTRKDLVDFHQKWFVPNSATLMVVGDISAQELQSKLEANLAGWKQKPVPAKNIAEVALPAKPNVYIMDKPDALQTIIFSAELAPSAKTPDWMNVEMMNRILGGEFTSRINMNLREDKHWSYGSGSFIFDAKGQGMFISYAPVQTDKTKESIIELKKEIEQYLTNKPPTSEEFNKVQQNAIMQLPGGWETNNAVLSSMQDQVQYNRGDDYWPNYADKIKKMTLDDIKVAASKVIKPAQLTWIIVGDRKKIEAGISELNLGEIKYIDTNTPEKKAF; from the coding sequence ATGAAAAGGTTATCCGTCTCGTGCCTGCTATTTGCGGCCGTAATGACCAGTTTTGCCCAATCCACCTCAATTCCCAAGATCGATATCCCTTATAAAAAATTTGTCCTCGATAACGGCCTCCGGCTCATCGTCCACGAAGACCATAAAGCACCTATAGTTGCAGTAAATATCTGGTACCACGTGGGTTCCAAAAATGAAAAGCCTGGCAAAAGCGGCTTCGCTCACCTTTTTGAGCACCTCATGTTCAATGGAAGTGAACACTTCAATAAAGATTATTTCAAGGCCCTGGAAAGCATCGGTGCAACTGACCTGAACGGCACCACCAGTGAAGACCGCACCAATTATTTCCAGAATATTCCGGTCGAAGCACTCGACCAGGTGCTCTGGCTCGAAAGCGACCGGATGGGTTTTATGACAGGCGCTATCGATTCTGCGCGGCTCAATGAACAACGCGGTGTAGTTCAGAATGAAAAGCGACAAGGCGAAAACGAACCTTACGCCATTGGTTGGGAAATCACTGCAAAAAATACCTACCCGGCAGGTCATCCCTATTCCTGGACCATCATCGGCAGTATGGAAGATCTTAACGCTGCATCTCTCACTGATGTGAAAGACTGGTTCAAATCTTATTATGGTCCGAATAATGCCGTGCTGGTAATTGCAGGTGACATCGATGCAAATACCGCACTGGAAAAAGTAAAAAAATATTTTGGGGCTATCCCGCCATCACCTCCCATCACCAAACAAGGCGAATGGCTTGCAAAAATGAAAGGCAGTCACCGCCAGTACGCCCAGGACCGTGTTCCCCAACCCCGCCTTCAGAAAGTATGGAATGTTCCGGCCTGGGGAAGTAAAGAAATCGCACACCTTGGATTACTGAATGCGATCCTTACTGATGGAAAATCGTCACGCCTCTATAAAAGGATTGTATATGATGAACAATTAGCCACCAATATTAATTCGTTTATTGAAGAACGTGAGATCGGCAGCCAGTTCTATATTATGGCCGATGCCAAACCACAGGTGCCCCTTTCAAAAATCGAATCCATTATTCAGGACGAGCTGAACCGTATCATCAAAACCGGTGTAACTCCGGCAGAATTGGACAGGGCCAAAACGCAGCACTTCTCTGGCATGGTAAAAGGTCTGGAGCGAGTAGGCGGGTTCGGCGGCAAATCAGATATACTGGCAGAAAATGAAGTGTATGGCAATTCCCCGGACTATTACAAAAAAACCAATGACTGGATCCGGACTGCCAACCCTGAAGACATTAAAAAGGTGGCCACAGAATGGTTATCTGATGGTGATTACAGCCTCGAAATACAACCTTACCCCACCTTACAGGTAAGCGCAACCGATGTTGACAGAAGCACATTGCCACCATTAGGAAAATCAGCTGCCATCAAATTCCCCGAGGTTGAAAAATTCACTTTATCCAATGGATTGCAAGTGATGCTGGCCAGAAGGACATCTGTTCCCGTTGTTAATATGCGTCTTATGCTCGATGCCGGCTACGCCGCCGATCAGCCTGGTAAAACCGGACTGGCCAGTATGACCATGAAAATGTTATCAGAAGGCACAAAAACAAAGAATGCACTGCAGATCAGCGACCTGAAGGAAGAATTGGGTACAGGCATCAATAGCTGGTCTACACTCGATAACAGCCTGCTCAGCATGAACGCGCTCACCAGTAATTTTGATAAAAGCCTCGCATTGTTTGCCGATGTATTGATCAACCCGGTCTTTCCCGATAAAGAACTGGACCGGGTGAAAAAAAACCAGTTACTCGATATCAAACAGGAAGAAGCACAACCCATTGGTATGGGCCTCCGGATATTGCCAAAAATACTTTACGGTGATGGACATGCCTACAGTGCACCGCTTACCGGATCAGGTTTTGAAGCCGATATCAAATCCGTTACCCGCAAAGACCTGGTTGACTTCCACCAAAAATGGTTTGTCCCGAATAGCGCCACCCTGATGGTAGTTGGGGATATCAGCGCCCAGGAACTGCAATCAAAACTGGAAGCCAACCTGGCCGGATGGAAACAAAAGCCGGTGCCCGCCAAAAATATTGCCGAGGTGGCCCTGCCGGCGAAGCCAAATGTTTACATTATGGATAAACCGGACGCCCTGCAAACCATTATATTTTCCGCAGAGTTGGCACCCAGTGCTAAAACCCCGGACTGGATGAATGTTGAAATGATGAACCGGATACTGGGCGGCGAATTCACTTCACGCATCAATATGAACCTGCGCGAAGACAAGCATTGGTCATATGGTTCCGGTTCATTCATTTTTGATGCAAAAGGCCAGGGTATGTTTATTAGTTATGCGCCGGTGCAGACGGACAAAACCAAAGAATCCATCATTGAACTCAAAAAAGAAATTGAACAATACCTGACCAACAAACCACCTACTTCCGAAGAATTCAATAAAGTTCAACAGAACGCCATCATGCAATTACCCGGCGGGTGGGAAACGAACAATGCGGTATTATCTTCAATGCAGGACCAGGTGCAGTATAACAGGGGCGATGATTATTGGCCCAACTATGCCGACAAAATAAAGAAAATGACCCTCGATGATATTAAAGTGGCTGCTTCAAAAGTGATTAAGCCTGCACAGCTCACCTGGATCATCGTAGGCGACCGTAAAAAAATTGAAGCTGGAATCAGTGAACTAAACCTGGGCGAGATCAAATACATCGATACCAATACGCCTGAAAAGAAAGCATTTTAA
- the glyA gene encoding serine hydroxymethyltransferase codes for MQQDTLVFDLIRQELERQRHGIELIASENFTSLPVIQAMGSVLTNKYAEGYPGRRYYGGCEIVDQVEQLAIDRIKQAFNCEYANVQPHSGAQANAAVMLAILQPGDKILGLDLSMGGHLTHGSSVNFSGKLYQPHFYGVVRETGLVDYDMLEKVAREQRPKLIICGASAYSRDWDYARIRKVADEVGAFVMCDMAHPAGLIAKGLLNSPFEHCHFVTSTTHKTLRGPRGGIILMHTDFENPFGLKDVKGNTRPMSNLLDMAVFPGTQGGPLEHVIAAKAVAFGELLSDDFTSYAHQIIANAQAMSKALLSRDYKIISDGTDNHLMLIDLRNKNISGKKAEQVLGKAEITLNKNMVPFDDKSAFVTSGIRVGVPAITTRGMKEEHMEFVVNAIDRVLMNADDEILISGIKNEVHEFMLQFPLYPQLG; via the coding sequence ATGCAACAGGATACGCTGGTTTTTGACCTGATCCGCCAGGAATTGGAAAGACAACGTCATGGTATTGAACTCATTGCTTCAGAAAATTTCACCTCACTTCCTGTGATCCAGGCCATGGGGAGTGTGCTGACCAATAAATATGCTGAAGGATATCCAGGCCGCCGGTATTATGGTGGTTGCGAGATCGTAGACCAGGTAGAACAACTGGCCATCGACCGCATCAAACAGGCTTTCAATTGTGAATATGCCAACGTACAACCCCATAGCGGTGCCCAGGCAAATGCAGCCGTGATGCTGGCGATCCTGCAGCCTGGAGATAAAATCCTGGGACTCGACCTGTCCATGGGCGGTCACCTTACCCATGGTTCCTCAGTAAACTTTTCAGGAAAGCTCTACCAACCGCATTTCTATGGTGTTGTCCGTGAAACCGGACTGGTGGATTATGATATGCTGGAGAAGGTGGCCCGCGAACAAAGACCGAAACTGATCATCTGCGGCGCTTCCGCCTATAGCCGTGACTGGGATTATGCCCGCATCCGCAAAGTTGCCGATGAAGTTGGTGCGTTTGTAATGTGTGATATGGCGCATCCGGCCGGACTTATCGCCAAGGGCCTGCTGAACTCACCTTTTGAACATTGCCATTTTGTTACCTCTACCACGCATAAAACCCTGCGCGGTCCGCGTGGCGGGATTATTTTAATGCATACCGATTTTGAAAACCCATTTGGATTAAAAGACGTGAAAGGGAATACCCGCCCGATGAGCAACCTGCTCGATATGGCCGTTTTCCCGGGTACACAGGGTGGCCCACTCGAACACGTGATTGCCGCAAAAGCCGTTGCTTTCGGTGAATTGCTCAGTGATGATTTCACCAGCTACGCCCACCAGATCATTGCTAACGCACAAGCTATGTCGAAAGCACTGTTGAGCCGGGATTATAAGATTATCAGTGATGGAACCGATAACCACCTGATGCTGATCGACCTCCGAAATAAAAACATCAGTGGTAAAAAAGCAGAACAGGTTTTAGGCAAGGCAGAAATCACCCTGAATAAAAATATGGTGCCTTTTGATGACAAAAGCGCCTTCGTTACCTCAGGTATCCGGGTAGGCGTGCCGGCCATAACTACCCGCGGCATGAAAGAAGAACACATGGAATTTGTGGTGAACGCTATCGACCGGGTACTTATGAACGCTGATGATGAAATACTGATCAGCGGCATTAAAAATGAAGTGCACGAATTCATGTTGCAGTTCCCCTTGTATCCGCAATTGGGATAA
- a CDS encoding Hsp20/alpha crystallin family protein — MANLTTGKLPISRPWSDWLDVDRIFNDNFLTEFNKKMPAINVAETDKAYQIEVVAPGFLKTDFTVKLDGDMLQISAESTTETKGEEKNYTRKEYHRNSFNRSFTLPENVQADAINAQYEDGILTLTIPKLAPQSKPAPKSINVL; from the coding sequence ATGGCAAACCTGACAACTGGAAAACTTCCCATAAGCAGGCCTTGGAGCGACTGGCTTGATGTTGACCGGATTTTTAATGATAATTTCCTGACAGAGTTTAACAAAAAAATGCCGGCCATTAATGTTGCAGAGACCGATAAAGCCTACCAGATCGAAGTTGTGGCACCCGGCTTCCTGAAAACTGATTTCACCGTGAAACTGGATGGAGACATGTTACAGATCAGTGCAGAATCCACCACCGAAACAAAGGGGGAAGAAAAGAATTATACCCGTAAAGAATACCACCGGAACAGTTTCAACCGCAGTTTTACGCTGCCGGAAAATGTTCAGGCTGATGCAATCAACGCCCAATATGAAGATGGCATCCTTACCCTAACCATTCCAAAATTGGCACCGCAGTCAAAACCTGCCCCCAAGTCAATAAATGTTCTATAA
- a CDS encoding protein-disulfide reductase DsbD family protein — protein MMNRILLFFAAFLFSISLFAQDSVKIVQWSFQGVRETDGKYLIRLKGTIADGWKLFSTTAKDDQPNTRVAFDSAMVLNAGAISEKGQLQQKPEPLFDNEVLPYFEKEVSFEIPLTNIAAGADIKGAIRYMALKGEEIIGPEEEAFRFSVDATGAITSKSTVLKEASSANSGLKRASIDLDNPLANCGGTGLESSSEKGLLNIFLLGFLGGLIALLTPCVFPMIPLTVSFFTKKSQDRKKGIANALIYGFFILLIYILLSVPFHFLDSLNPEILNNISTNVWLNLAFFVIFVVFALSFFGLFEITLPSSFSNTVDSKAGIGGIVGIFFMALTLALVSFSCTGPILGSLLAGSLSTNGGAMQLTVGMGGFGLALALPFALFALFPNWLNAMPKSGGWLTTVKVVLGFLELALAIKFLSNADLVKHWGILKRETFFAIWIIIGIALSLYLFGLLRFKHEGPVKKLSKLRIGFGLFFVAFTIYLVPGLTNTRHANRALISGFPPPLTYSIYGEKSASAKGVEANVLNDYEKALALSKETGKPLLIDFTGWACVNCRKMEENVWTQPEVKETIEKDFILVSLYVDDRQKLPEDQQFIYTNAQGEKKPIITIGDKFATMEVENFRNASQPLYVILSPDEKLLNRPVGYTPNAEEYLKWLKCRK, from the coding sequence ATGATGAATAGAATACTACTCTTTTTTGCAGCATTTCTTTTTAGCATCAGCCTTTTTGCCCAGGATTCAGTAAAAATTGTTCAATGGAGTTTCCAGGGGGTGCGCGAGACTGATGGAAAATACCTGATCCGGTTGAAAGGGACCATCGCTGATGGTTGGAAATTATTTTCTACCACGGCCAAAGACGACCAACCCAATACCCGTGTAGCCTTTGATTCAGCTATGGTCTTAAATGCAGGTGCGATTTCCGAGAAAGGCCAGTTACAGCAAAAACCTGAACCACTTTTTGATAATGAGGTGCTGCCTTATTTTGAAAAAGAAGTCAGCTTTGAAATTCCACTGACCAATATCGCCGCTGGTGCTGACATAAAAGGGGCTATCCGGTATATGGCCCTGAAAGGGGAGGAGATCATCGGTCCCGAGGAAGAAGCCTTCCGCTTTTCAGTAGATGCCACTGGAGCGATAACGAGCAAATCTACCGTTTTGAAGGAAGCCAGTTCAGCTAATAGCGGTTTAAAACGTGCTTCCATCGACCTGGATAACCCGTTAGCCAATTGCGGCGGAACAGGATTGGAAAGCAGCAGCGAGAAGGGCTTGTTAAATATTTTCCTGTTGGGGTTCCTGGGTGGCCTGATCGCCCTGTTGACGCCCTGCGTATTTCCCATGATCCCGCTGACCGTTTCGTTTTTCACCAAGAAATCGCAGGACCGTAAAAAAGGTATTGCCAACGCATTGATCTATGGTTTTTTCATTTTGCTGATTTACATATTATTGTCTGTTCCCTTCCATTTCCTCGATAGCCTCAATCCGGAAATCCTGAATAATATCTCTACCAATGTTTGGCTGAACCTGGCCTTCTTCGTGATCTTTGTGGTGTTTGCCTTGTCTTTTTTCGGGCTCTTTGAGATCACTTTGCCCAGTAGCTTTTCCAATACGGTTGATTCAAAAGCGGGTATCGGCGGTATCGTCGGCATTTTCTTTATGGCCCTTACCCTGGCACTTGTTTCTTTTTCCTGTACCGGTCCGATACTGGGATCATTGCTGGCCGGATCATTATCTACTAATGGTGGCGCCATGCAACTGACGGTAGGCATGGGTGGATTCGGACTAGCCCTCGCCCTGCCTTTTGCGTTGTTCGCCCTTTTCCCGAATTGGTTGAATGCGATGCCGAAATCCGGCGGTTGGTTAACCACAGTAAAAGTGGTGCTCGGATTCCTTGAACTTGCACTGGCGATTAAATTCCTGTCCAATGCAGACCTGGTGAAACATTGGGGTATCCTGAAAAGGGAAACCTTCTTTGCGATCTGGATCATCATTGGTATTGCATTGAGTCTTTACCTTTTTGGGCTCCTACGCTTTAAACATGAAGGTCCGGTGAAGAAACTCAGTAAGCTGCGCATCGGCTTTGGGTTGTTCTTTGTAGCGTTTACCATATACCTGGTCCCAGGATTGACCAATACCAGGCATGCCAACCGCGCGCTGATCAGTGGATTTCCACCACCACTTACCTATAGTATCTATGGGGAAAAATCGGCATCGGCCAAAGGAGTTGAAGCCAATGTGCTGAATGATTATGAAAAGGCACTGGCACTTTCGAAAGAAACAGGAAAGCCACTGCTGATAGACTTTACCGGATGGGCCTGCGTGAATTGCCGTAAGATGGAAGAGAATGTTTGGACCCAGCCTGAGGTTAAAGAAACCATAGAAAAGGATTTCATCCTTGTTTCACTCTATGTGGATGACCGCCAGAAATTACCTGAAGACCAGCAGTTCATTTACACAAATGCACAGGGCGAAAAGAAGCCCATCATTACCATAGGTGATAAATTTGCAACGATGGAGGTGGAGAATTTCCGCAATGCTTCACAACCCTTGTATGTTATCCTTTCACCAGACGAAAAATTACTGAACCGCCCTGTTGGGTATACGCCAAATGCGGAGGAGTATTTAAAATGGCTGAAGTGCCGGAAATAA